A single genomic interval of Agromyces cerinus harbors:
- the pth gene encoding aminoacyl-tRNA hydrolase yields the protein MPQNTWLVVGLGNPGAQYAGNRHNVGQMVADELAERIGAPFKSHKTPSRVAEGFLRPGGPKLVIAKPNSYMNTSGGPVSALLKFYSLSPDQLIVVHDELDLPFDTVRLKQGGGHGGHNGLRDIQKATDAAPFLRVRVGIGRPPGRQDPADFVLKDFSGAERQNLPNLLSDAADAVEAVASDGLVAAQQRFHAPS from the coding sequence CGGCGCCCAGTACGCCGGCAACCGTCACAACGTCGGCCAGATGGTCGCCGACGAGCTCGCGGAGCGCATCGGCGCGCCCTTCAAGAGCCACAAGACGCCGTCCCGGGTGGCCGAGGGCTTCCTCCGCCCCGGCGGCCCGAAGCTGGTGATCGCCAAGCCCAACAGCTACATGAACACCTCGGGCGGGCCCGTCTCTGCGCTCCTGAAGTTCTACTCGCTGAGCCCTGATCAGCTCATCGTCGTGCACGACGAGCTCGACCTGCCGTTCGACACCGTCCGACTGAAGCAGGGCGGCGGCCACGGCGGCCACAACGGCCTCCGCGACATCCAGAAGGCGACGGATGCCGCGCCGTTCCTGCGCGTGCGCGTGGGCATCGGTCGCCCGCCCGGGCGCCAGGATCCGGCCGACTTCGTGCTCAAGGACTTCTCGGGTGCCGAGCGCCAGAACCTGCCGAACCTGCTGTCGGATGCCGCGGACGCCGTCGAGGCGGTCGCGAGCGACGGTCTCGTGGCGGCGCAGCAGAGGTTCCACGCGCCGAGCTGA
- a CDS encoding RNase H family protein has translation MITAAADGSALGNPGPAGWAWYVDDSCWAAGGWKHATNNQGELKAVLELFRATAHLDDELLVQCDSQYVINSVTKWMPGWKRKGWRKADGKAVMNVELLQEIDEAIAGRRYRFEWVKGHIGHPLNEAADTRARAVAEAYQRGREIPSGPGWSTDCEDGEATTAPVARTTDAVEPEALPDPIDLGAPELALGEPDLDDALFSLDEEPEAWHSVTLELSTEEIDRLRVRAQAEGLSPEEFLRRLI, from the coding sequence ATGATCACCGCCGCCGCCGACGGATCGGCCCTCGGAAACCCCGGCCCCGCGGGCTGGGCCTGGTACGTCGACGACTCGTGCTGGGCGGCCGGCGGCTGGAAGCACGCGACCAACAACCAGGGCGAGCTGAAGGCGGTGCTCGAGCTCTTCCGTGCCACGGCGCACCTCGACGACGAGCTGCTCGTGCAGTGCGACAGCCAGTACGTGATCAACTCGGTGACGAAGTGGATGCCCGGGTGGAAGCGCAAGGGCTGGCGCAAGGCCGACGGCAAGGCCGTGATGAACGTCGAGCTGCTGCAGGAGATCGACGAGGCGATCGCCGGCCGCCGATACCGCTTCGAGTGGGTCAAGGGCCACATCGGCCACCCGCTGAACGAGGCGGCCGACACCCGTGCTCGTGCGGTCGCCGAGGCCTACCAGCGCGGCCGCGAGATCCCGTCGGGCCCGGGCTGGAGCACCGACTGCGAAGATGGCGAGGCCACGACGGCTCCCGTCGCGCGCACCACGGACGCGGTCGAGCCCGAAGCCCTGCCCGACCCGATCGACCTCGGTGCACCCGAACTCGCGCTCGGCGAGCCCGACCTCGACGACGCGCTGTTCAGCCTCGATGAGGAACCCGAGGCGTGGCACAGCGTCACCCTCGAACTGTCCACCGAGGAGATCGATCGGCTGCGCGTCCGTGCTCAGGCCGAGGGCCTCTCGCCCGAGGAGTTCCTCCGCCGGCTGATCTGA
- a CDS encoding Na+/H+ antiporter NhaA, giving the protein MNFLRSERWAAALLLIAAVLGLLVANLSFGPALIELKNAHIDLPWLGLDLSAGHWISDGLLAVFFFIVAVELKRELVIGELNSLSKALLPAIAAVGGVVVPALIFLAFTAGTDTVDGWPIPTATDIAFALGVLAMFGTWIPTRVRVFLLALAVLDDLIAILIIAFFFTADANLASIGFAGIAIALFGAVSRMMKPRSGWILSRRPQWPIVLVLIVLGALAWYFVYQSGVHATIAGVALGLVMARRPGGRAVHALEPWSNGVILPLFAFSAAMVAVPQVQPSELDPAFWGILIGLPVGKIIGIMVAGGLGALVVRRRAGIPLTLGDLFVVGALGGIGFTVSLLMNELAFVGLPEVADEGTLAVLLGSGVAIVVSAVVVTLRSRHYKRHGGHAGVGGAFSR; this is encoded by the coding sequence TCTCGTTCGGGCCGGCGCTCATCGAGCTCAAGAACGCGCACATCGATCTGCCGTGGCTCGGCCTCGACCTGTCGGCCGGTCACTGGATCAGCGACGGCCTGCTCGCCGTCTTCTTCTTCATCGTCGCGGTCGAGCTGAAGCGCGAGCTCGTCATCGGCGAGCTCAACAGCCTGTCGAAGGCGTTGCTGCCGGCGATCGCCGCGGTCGGCGGGGTCGTCGTGCCGGCCCTCATCTTCCTCGCGTTCACGGCGGGCACCGACACGGTCGACGGATGGCCCATCCCCACCGCGACCGACATCGCCTTCGCCCTCGGGGTGCTCGCCATGTTCGGCACCTGGATCCCGACTCGCGTGCGCGTGTTCCTGCTCGCCCTCGCGGTGCTCGACGACCTCATCGCGATCCTGATCATCGCCTTCTTCTTCACCGCCGACGCGAACCTGGCCTCGATCGGCTTCGCGGGCATCGCGATCGCGCTGTTCGGCGCGGTGAGCCGCATGATGAAGCCGCGCTCGGGGTGGATCCTCTCGCGCAGGCCGCAGTGGCCGATCGTGCTCGTGCTGATCGTGCTCGGCGCGCTCGCCTGGTACTTCGTCTACCAGTCGGGGGTGCACGCGACGATCGCGGGCGTGGCGCTCGGCCTCGTCATGGCACGCCGCCCCGGAGGCCGCGCGGTGCACGCGCTCGAGCCGTGGTCGAACGGCGTGATCCTGCCGCTCTTCGCCTTCTCGGCGGCGATGGTGGCCGTGCCGCAGGTGCAGCCGAGCGAGCTCGACCCGGCGTTCTGGGGCATCCTCATCGGGCTGCCGGTCGGCAAGATCATCGGCATCATGGTGGCCGGCGGCCTCGGTGCGCTCGTCGTGCGGCGCCGCGCCGGGATTCCGCTCACCCTCGGCGACCTCTTCGTCGTCGGCGCGCTCGGCGGCATCGGCTTCACCGTCTCGCTGCTCATGAACGAACTCGCCTTCGTCGGGCTGCCCGAGGTCGCAGACGAGGGCACCCTCGCGGTGCTGCTCGGCTCGGGCGTCGCGATCGTCGTCTCCGCGGTCGTCGTGACGCTGCGCTCGCGCCACTACAAGCGGCACGGCGGTCACGCCGGCGTCGGCGGTGCATTCTCGCGCTGA
- the mfd gene encoding transcription-repair coupling factor, producing the protein MNLQGFLTALSRAETIEAALAEAQRNADFSAPAGLDAPLLAGLLQRRADAGLPPALLAITATSREGESLRASLAPYLPDAELIEFPAWETLPHERLSPSAETVGRRLHALRRMHDWAEAGSRHPLVVVASVRAALQPLADNLASLEPIELVAGGRGYNLAELALRLVDLAYARVDMVARRGEFAVRGGILDVFPPTADHPVRVEFFGDEVEELRAFSVADQRSLPDVIERVSLPPSRELLLTEPVRQRAREMVHEFPSLAGLLEKVSEGIPVEGMESLAPALLERLVPLAHYLPIGAAVAVLEPERVAGRAVNLGETNREFLAAAWNAATVGAAAPIDLAAGDFLTVRQLRDAALFSAPGEPDPQRVWWNFSGFDMGDAAEVVAAAGGAAESHLTSSSATVRLAANAMPSFQGNVAGAVDHAAERLRDGWALVVASAGHGLVERARDVLAEAGLAARLVDQVPAELEAGVAYLVQADAAHGYEVPGVKLGLLAESEFYGRAAGYDARQGKKLASRRRNVVDPLQLKAGDFVVHQTHGIGKFIEMVQREVATGARPTGPSRTAGIQQQPTAVREYLVIEYAPSKRGHAGDRLFVPTDQLDLLSRYVGGEAPSLSKMGGSDWAQAKGKARKAVRDIAVSLVKLYSARMASKGHAFGPDTPWQHELEEAFPFTETPDQLQTIDEVKADMERSIPMDRLLAGDVGFGKTEVAVRAAFKAIQEGKQVAMLVPTTLLVKQHLETFNERYAGFPVHVRALSRFQTDKEARDTIAGLADGTVDMVIGTHRILTEKVTFKDVGLVIIDEEQRFGVEHKDALKKLKTNVDILAMSATPIPRSLEMAVTGIREMSTLATPPEDRHPILTFVGPYSDQQVAAAIRREMLREGQVFFVHNRVSSINRIAAQLAELVPEARIAVAHGQLNEHVLEQIVNDFWERKFDVLVSTTIIETGLDITNANTIIIDRADKYGLSQLHQLRGRVGRGRERAYGYFLYDPAKPLSETAHDRLSTIAANNELGSGMQVALKDLEIRGAGNLLGAEQAGHIAGVGFDLYLRMIGEAVSAFRGDVATGQTELRLELPVDAHIPEDYVDSERLRLEAYQKLSAASGPAAKDGQIDQVVDELVDRYGEPPEQVKHLVAISRLRREAQRAGLSDVIATGSKLRIAPANIPDSRRVRLERMYPGAKHFAQNDVILVPFPVTNGELPSDGDLIDWVSRLITAIFPIPEASATDASGSGNAAIVDGTAG; encoded by the coding sequence GTGAACCTCCAGGGCTTTCTCACGGCGCTCTCGCGTGCCGAAACCATCGAAGCGGCACTCGCCGAAGCCCAGCGGAACGCAGACTTCTCGGCACCCGCGGGCCTCGACGCCCCGTTGCTCGCCGGCCTGCTGCAGCGCCGGGCCGATGCCGGCCTGCCGCCCGCGCTGCTCGCCATCACCGCCACCAGCCGTGAGGGCGAGTCGCTGCGCGCCTCGCTCGCCCCGTACCTGCCCGACGCCGAGCTCATCGAGTTCCCGGCATGGGAGACGCTGCCGCACGAGCGGCTGAGCCCTTCGGCCGAGACCGTCGGCCGCCGGCTCCATGCCCTGCGGCGCATGCACGATTGGGCCGAGGCCGGCTCGCGGCATCCGCTCGTCGTCGTCGCCTCGGTGCGGGCTGCCCTGCAGCCGCTCGCCGACAACCTCGCGTCGCTCGAACCGATCGAGCTCGTCGCCGGCGGGCGCGGCTACAACCTCGCCGAGCTCGCGCTTCGACTCGTCGACCTCGCATATGCGCGAGTCGACATGGTCGCCCGGCGCGGCGAGTTCGCGGTGCGCGGCGGCATCCTCGATGTGTTCCCGCCCACGGCAGACCACCCGGTTCGCGTCGAGTTCTTCGGCGACGAGGTCGAGGAGCTGCGTGCGTTCTCGGTCGCCGACCAGCGCTCGCTGCCCGACGTCATCGAGCGCGTCTCGCTTCCGCCGAGCCGCGAGCTGCTGCTCACCGAGCCGGTGCGGCAGCGCGCCCGCGAGATGGTGCACGAGTTCCCGAGCCTCGCAGGACTCCTCGAGAAGGTGTCCGAGGGCATCCCGGTCGAGGGCATGGAGTCGCTCGCACCGGCGCTCCTCGAACGACTCGTTCCGCTTGCGCACTACCTGCCCATCGGCGCCGCGGTCGCCGTGCTCGAGCCCGAGCGCGTGGCCGGTCGCGCGGTCAACCTCGGCGAGACCAACCGCGAGTTCCTCGCCGCGGCGTGGAATGCCGCGACGGTCGGCGCCGCCGCGCCGATCGACCTCGCCGCCGGCGATTTCCTCACCGTGCGCCAACTGCGGGATGCCGCACTGTTCAGCGCCCCCGGCGAACCCGACCCGCAGCGCGTGTGGTGGAACTTCTCGGGCTTCGACATGGGCGACGCCGCCGAGGTCGTCGCCGCGGCCGGTGGAGCGGCCGAGTCGCACCTGACGAGCTCCTCGGCGACCGTGCGCCTCGCGGCGAACGCGATGCCGAGCTTCCAGGGCAACGTCGCCGGTGCCGTCGACCACGCCGCCGAGCGCCTGCGCGACGGGTGGGCGCTCGTCGTGGCATCCGCCGGTCACGGTCTCGTCGAGCGCGCGCGAGACGTGCTCGCAGAGGCGGGGCTCGCCGCCCGGCTCGTCGACCAGGTGCCGGCCGAGCTCGAGGCGGGCGTCGCCTACCTCGTGCAGGCCGATGCCGCGCACGGCTACGAGGTACCGGGGGTCAAGCTCGGCCTGCTCGCCGAGTCCGAGTTCTACGGGCGCGCGGCCGGCTACGACGCCCGCCAGGGCAAGAAGCTCGCGAGCCGCCGCCGCAACGTCGTCGACCCCCTGCAGCTGAAGGCCGGCGACTTCGTCGTGCACCAGACGCACGGCATCGGCAAGTTCATCGAAATGGTGCAACGAGAGGTCGCCACCGGGGCGCGACCGACCGGCCCGAGCCGCACCGCGGGCATCCAGCAGCAGCCCACGGCGGTGCGCGAGTACCTCGTCATCGAGTACGCGCCGTCGAAGCGCGGCCACGCCGGCGACCGGCTCTTCGTGCCGACCGACCAGCTCGACCTGCTGTCGCGCTACGTCGGCGGCGAGGCGCCGTCGCTCTCGAAGATGGGCGGCAGCGACTGGGCGCAGGCCAAGGGCAAGGCCCGCAAGGCCGTGCGCGACATCGCCGTCTCGCTCGTGAAGCTCTACTCGGCGCGCATGGCGTCGAAGGGGCACGCGTTCGGGCCCGACACCCCGTGGCAGCACGAACTCGAAGAGGCGTTCCCGTTCACCGAGACGCCCGACCAGCTGCAGACGATCGACGAGGTCAAGGCCGACATGGAGCGGTCGATCCCCATGGATCGACTGCTCGCCGGCGACGTCGGCTTCGGCAAGACCGAGGTCGCCGTGCGCGCCGCGTTCAAGGCGATCCAAGAGGGCAAGCAGGTCGCGATGCTCGTGCCGACGACGCTCCTCGTCAAGCAGCACCTCGAGACCTTCAACGAGCGGTACGCGGGCTTCCCCGTGCATGTGCGCGCCCTCAGCCGCTTCCAGACCGACAAGGAGGCCCGCGACACGATCGCCGGTCTCGCCGACGGCACCGTCGACATGGTCATCGGCACGCACCGCATCCTCACCGAGAAGGTGACGTTCAAAGACGTCGGCCTCGTCATCATCGACGAGGAGCAGCGATTCGGCGTCGAGCACAAGGACGCACTGAAGAAGCTGAAGACCAACGTCGACATCCTGGCGATGAGCGCGACGCCGATTCCGCGCTCGCTCGAGATGGCGGTCACCGGCATCCGCGAGATGTCGACGCTCGCGACACCGCCGGAAGACCGCCACCCGATCCTCACCTTCGTCGGGCCCTACTCCGACCAGCAGGTCGCCGCCGCCATCCGGCGCGAGATGCTCCGCGAGGGGCAGGTCTTCTTCGTGCACAACCGGGTGTCGTCGATCAATCGGATCGCGGCCCAACTCGCCGAGCTCGTGCCCGAGGCGCGCATCGCCGTCGCGCACGGTCAGTTGAACGAGCACGTGCTCGAGCAGATCGTGAACGATTTCTGGGAGCGCAAGTTCGACGTGCTGGTCTCGACGACCATCATCGAGACCGGCCTCGACATCACGAACGCGAACACGATCATCATCGACCGGGCCGACAAGTACGGGCTCAGCCAGCTGCACCAGCTGCGCGGCCGGGTGGGGCGCGGCCGCGAGCGCGCCTACGGCTACTTCCTCTACGACCCGGCGAAGCCGCTCTCCGAGACCGCCCACGACCGGCTCTCGACGATCGCGGCCAACAACGAACTCGGCAGCGGCATGCAGGTCGCCCTGAAAGACCTCGAGATCCGCGGCGCGGGCAACCTGCTCGGCGCAGAGCAGGCCGGTCACATCGCGGGCGTCGGCTTCGACCTGTACCTCCGCATGATCGGCGAGGCCGTCTCGGCGTTCCGCGGCGACGTGGCGACGGGCCAGACCGAGCTGCGTCTCGAGCTGCCCGTCGACGCGCACATCCCCGAGGACTACGTCGACTCCGAGCGGCTGCGCCTCGAGGCCTACCAGAAGCTCTCGGCCGCGAGCGGGCCGGCCGCGAAAGACGGCCAGATCGACCAGGTCGTCGACGAGCTCGTCGACCGCTATGGCGAGCCGCCCGAGCAGGTCAAGCACCTCGTGGCGATCTCGAGGCTCCGCCGCGAGGCGCAGCGCGCCGGGCTCTCCGATGTCATCGCGACCGGTTCGAAGCTGCGCATCGCGCCCGCGAACATCCCCGACTCGCGGCGCGTGCGCCTCGAGCGCATGTACCCGGGCGCCAAGCACTTCGCGCAGAACGACGTGATCCTCGTGCCGTTCCCCGTGACCAACGGCGAGCTGCCGAGCGACGGCGACCTCATCGACTGGGTGTCGCGACTCATCACGGCGATCTTCCCGATTCCCGAGGCTTCGGCGACGGATGCCTCGGGCTCCGGCAATGCCGCCATCGTCGACGGGACCGCCGGCTAG